A single Anopheles funestus chromosome 2RL, idAnoFuneDA-416_04, whole genome shotgun sequence DNA region contains:
- the LOC125765349 gene encoding 40S ribosomal protein S14a, whose translation MAPSRKNKVVKEEVQVSLGPQVRDGEIVFGVAHIYASFNDTFVHVTDLSGKETISRVTGGMKVKADRDEASPYAAMLAAQDVAEKCKSLGITALHIKLRATGGNRTKTPGPGAQSALRALARSSMKIGRIEDVTPIPSDSTRRKGGRRGRRL comes from the coding sequence ATGGCTCCATCCCGTAAAAACAAAGTAGTGAAAGAAGAAGTCCAAGTCTCGCTTGGACCCCAAGTACGCGATGGTGAGATCGTGTTCGGCGTGGCACACATCTACGCTAGCTTCAACGATACCTTCGTGCATGTGACGGATCTGTCCGGGAAGGAAACCATCTCCCGGGTGACCGGTGGTATGAAGGTGAAGGCCGATCGTGACGAAGCTTCACCGTATGCGGCAATGTTGGCTGCCCAGGATGTAGCCGAAAAGTGTAAATCGCTTGGCATTACGGCACTGCACATCAAGCTGCGTGCAACCGGTGGTAATCGTACGAAGACACCCGGACCGGGTGCACAGTCGGCCCTTCGCGCGCTGGCTCGTTCATCGATGAAGATCGGTCGCATCGAGGATGTGACGCCCATCCCATCCGACTCCACTCGCCGCAAGGGTGGTCGTCGTGGACGTCGGTTGTAA
- the LOC125765299 gene encoding anaphase-promoting complex subunit 4, protein MANQYGSIRNLMKQTCNKNVGSKINIFKWSQEMDLLAFGTEKGEVFLHRLKWQKVWQLNPPEDGLKVRGIAWRPCEKFIAIGYSNGTVLLVDLETKEEIYNFSIKTDITCLCWTDNTDEMACDDVSYSSVTSHTKYLPELPVLSSLSSSAKPLNPNRSSYCSKHILSILLIGTTTGLVYISALGMLPCGSIDVFGSLGLPSSSSACIREIKMSHDFKQLIVGIEQNETLNVVVLENDVLHKNAPAVLNLALKYAQILNTMSYMSETIDCIIEAWETVLLEMDNKLTNYAKDQPDGSISADFLELLMFGTASPSLEQFLLRDLTEKGLRKLGYSIELSYVTIQRLVVKPLYAAIHAAFYHLNTLDGMLRNRFYYGALMRDMATATEVQRSCGALQIKAHELQQTIDASKRDFKIFFRWLYVVIVRVMDESLQENHPTITQREIHYLAQFLSNFDPATQNPPADDSRGTIESRRKFNLERVGQYLEDKPLIRPMSKDDENGWKQLLEQNECLRNCDAIYPHYESMSLIQQQKLLRTNIDQLFDQPGKVVGTDFKQKNLLTIQTSTASSGANVVSFAFISHSRDHLTLLAILQSNRSLLLVECFNDGGLKAVRLHFEEKPYFDQRFDMFGTLTFQHVEFYDEEILSLLLRAQTSNDERAANCYFLQLNLGPVREFLATVETRSYMQTLTEDAAGCAAINVYTLIDESSLKLLESSDGHKIAVSGKRNVVALLSESMKNVRIYDMDGQNEEDDILDTSSQINSSLENSQESVQT, encoded by the exons ATGGCTAACCAGTACGGATCGATTCGCAATCTCATGAAGCAAACCTGTAACAAAAATGTTGGTagcaaaattaacatttttaaatggaGCCAAGAGATGGATTTGCTAGCATTCGGCACTGAGAAGGGTGAAGTTTTTCTACATCGattaaaatggcaaaaagtGTGGCAACTGAACCCACCGGAAGATGGGTTAAAAGTACGGGGCATAGCGTGGCGACCGTGTGAGAAATTCATCGCAATCG GCTACAGCAATGGCACAGTGCTTCTGGTTGATTTGGAAACGAAGGAAGAAATCTACAACTTCTCTATTAAGACGGATATTACGTGCCTGTGCTGGACAGACAATACGGATGAAATGGCTTGCGATGATGTCAGTTACAGTTCGGTG ACTAGTCACACCAAGTATCTGCCCGAGCTACCGGTACTCAGTTCACTGTCCTCATCAGCGAAACCACTTAATCCGAATCGTAGCAGTTACTGCTCGAAGCACATCCTAAGCATTCTTCTCATCGGTACGACGACCGGTCTCGTATACATCTCTGCGCTGGGCATGCTGCCTTGTGGTAGTATCGATGTATTCGGTTCGCTTGGacttccttcttcttcgtctGCATGCATTCGTGAAATCAAGATGAGCCACGATTTTAAGCAACTGATCGTGGGGattgaacaaaacgaaacactcAATGTGGTCGTGCTGGAAAACGATGTACTGCACAAAAATGCTCCTGCAGTTCTTAATCTAGCCTTAAAGTACGCACAAATACTCAACACTATGTCGTACATGAGCGAAACAATCGATTGTATCATTGAGGCATGGGAAACGGTACTGCTCGAGATGGACAACAAGCTGACAAACTACGCAAAAGATCAACCGGATGGTTCGATATCGGCCGACTTTCTCGAACTGCTCATGTTTGGCACGGCTTCACCCTCGCTAGAACAGTTCCTGCTACGAGATCTCACCGAAAAGGGTCTTCGCAAGCTGGGCTACAGTATCGAGCTGAGCTATGTCACAATCCAGCGTTTGGTTGTGAAACCCCTCTACGCAGCAATCCATGCCGCGTTCTATCATCTGAACACGCTCGATGGGATGCTTCGTAATCGGTTCTACTACGGTGCGCTAATGCGCGATATGGCCACAGCTACGGAAGTGCAGCGAAGTTGCGGCGCCCTCCAAATCAAGGCTCACGAACTGCAACAAACGATCGATGCGTCGAAGCGCgactttaaaatattcttccgCTGGCTGTACGTCGTAATAGTGCGCGTGATGGACGAATCGTTGCAAGAAAACCATCCCACAATCACGCAGAGGGAGATTCACTATCTGGCCCAATTTTTAAGCAACTTTGATCCGGCCACCCAAAACCCGCCTGCCGACGACAGCCGGGGAACAATTGAATCTCGTCGGAAATTCAATCTCGAACGAGTGGGACAGTATCTGGAAGACAAACCACTGATCCGTCCGATGTCAAAGGATGACGAGAATGGATGGAAGCAGTTGCTGGAACAAAATGAATGCTTGCGAAATTGCGATGCTATCTATCCGCACTACGAGAGCATGTCCTTGATTCAGCAGCAAAAGCTTTTAAGGACTAACATCGATCAACTGTTCGATCAACCGGGTAAGGTTGTTGGAACAGACTTCAAGCAGAAGAATTTGCTTACGATTCAAACTTCAACGGCCTCTTCCGGTGCGAATGTGGTCTCATTTGCATTCATCTCTCATTCACGGGACCACTTGACGCTGCTGGCAATTCTTCAATCGAACCGCAGTTTGCTGCTGGTGGAATGTTTTAACGATGGAGGCCTTAAGGCTGTGCGGCTGCACTTTGAAGAGAAACCATACTTTGATCAGCGGTTTGATATGTTCGGTACGCTTACCTTCCAGCACGTGGAATTTTATGATGAGGAAATACTTTCACTTCTGTTGCGCGCTCAAACATCAAACGACGAGCGAGCGGCGAATTGTTACTTCCTTCAGCTTAATCTTGGCCCTGTACGTGAGTTTTTGGCTACGGTAGAAACGCGAAGCTACATGCAAACACTTACGGAGGATGCTGCCGGTTGTGCTGCCATTAACGTGTACACGCTTATCGACGAAAGTTCGCTGAAGTTGCTGGAAAGTAGCGATGGTCATAAAATCGCCGTCTCCGGCAAGCGCAACGTGGTAGCTTTACTGTCCGAATCGATGAAAAACGTTCGAATCTACGATATGGATGGACAGAATGAGGAGGATGATATACTCGACACATCATCGCAGATTAACAGCAGCCTTGAAAATAGCCAAGAATCAGTTCAAACGTGA
- the LOC125765323 gene encoding N-acetylglucosamine-6-phosphate deacetylase has protein sequence MSSATTVTLSETDKKLTQFRNCRVLRNHRLVQDDVWVRGGKIIDPEKVFFDEKLQADEQIDCHGCIVAPGFIDLQINGGYGVDFSFDVETVEEGVLKVAKGLLAHGVTSFCPTLVTSPSETYHSVLPRIPRTAGGRHGATVLGCHVEGPFINTNKKGAHPPECIKEFDQGIVTVRDVYGSMDNVQIITLAPEKAGATEVIQELSNNGITVSVGHSMANLSDGEIAVQHGARLITHLFNAMLPFHHRDPGLVGLLTTDNIPHDALVYFGIISDGVHTHPAALRIAYKTHPAGLILVTDAISAMGLAEGRHRIGQMEIEIRAGRAYVAGTNTLCGSIAPMDECIRFFKKASNCTIEYALEAASLHPARCIAIEKRKGTLDYGADADFVLLDDNLNVQSTWIAGECVYQGEEVVSNAL, from the exons ATGTCATCGGCCACTACCGTAACCCTGTCGGAAACGGATAAGAAACTGACCCAGTTTCGAAACTGTCGCGTACTACGCAATCATCGGCTGGTGCAGGACGATGTTTGGGTGCGCGGTGGCAAGATCATCGATCCGGAGAAAGTATTCTTCGACGAAAAGTTACAGGCGGACGAACAGATCGATTGTCACGGCTGTATCGTTGCACCCGGATTTATCGATCTACAGATTAACG GTGGATATGGGGTGGACTtttcgtttgatgttgaaaCCGTCGAGGAAGGCGTGCTGAAGGTGGCCAAAGGCCTGTTAGCTCATGGTGTCACATCGTTTTGTCCGACGCTGGTTACTTCGCCATCAGAAACGTATCATTCAGTTCTACCTCGTATTCCGCGCACTGCTGGCGGACGACATGGAGCTACCGTGTTGGGTTGCCACGTGGAGGGTCCGTTTAttaacaccaacaaaaaaggagctCATCCACCGGAATGTATCAAAGAGTTTGACCAG GGTATCGTGACGGTGCGTGATGTTTACGGTTCGATGGACAACGTGCAGATAATAACGCTCGCACCGGAGAAGGCCGGTGCTACGGAAGTAATACAGGAACTGAGCAACAATGGAATCACGGTTTCAGTTGGCCACTCGATGGCTAATCTGAGCGATGGCGAGATTGCGGTACAGCACGGTGCAAGGCTTATCACGCACCTATTCAACGCAATGCTACCG TTTCATCATCGCGATCCGGGCCTGGTGGGGTTGCTGACAACCGATAACATTCCACACGATGCGCTCGTGTACTTTGGCATAATTTCCGATGGTGTCCATACGCATCCGGCAGCATTGCGTATCGCATACAAAACGCATCCGGCCGGATTGATCCTGGTGACGGATGCCATTTCGGCTATGGGACTAGCCGAAGGACGCCATCGTATCGGGCAGATGGAGATCGAAATTCGAGCTGGGCGAGCGTATGTCGCCGGAACAAACACACTGTGCGGTAGCATTGCACCGATGGATGAGTGTATCCGTTTCTTCAAAAAGGCTTCCA ATTGCACTATTGAATACGCATTGGAAGCCGCATCTCTTCATCCTGCTCGGTGTATTGCGATTGAGAAGCGCAAGGGAACGCTGGACTACGGCGCGGATGCTGATTTTGTGCTGCTGGATGATAATTTGAATGTGCAATCTACATGGATTGCGGGAGAGTGTGTCTATCAAGGCGAAGAAGTAGTCTCAAATGCTTTGTAG